In Nocardia sputorum, a single genomic region encodes these proteins:
- a CDS encoding non-ribosomal peptide synthetase: MKMDRRSARGNRRRRSGGLLFGQLLTAAVESAADTVAIRFSPTGDSADTVELTYRQLDESSSRLARELIDRGIGPGDVVAIGIRRSLESVLSVWAVAKTGAAYVPIDPTYPPERISYMVSDSGAALGLTTSVYRAALGTSIPWIELDDPRDKERIAGRTAHPVSYTDRVRLLTEHHPAYVIFTSGSTGRPKGVVVTHSGLGAMVASERERYDVTEGSRVMHICSPNFDVSVLELLLAFATGSTLVIAPPTVFGGFELTELLQRERVTHMLITPGALESVDPAGLTDLRVVMVIGDRFGPHLVNRWSSDGRAMINGYGPTEATVIATSSAPLVPGETITIGNAIPGFGLFVLDSRLRPAPAGVVGELYLSGPALAQGYLNRPGLTAERFVANPFGGEAGNPGSRMYRTGDLARRLNTGGIEVLGRSDFQVKVRGFRVELGEIDDALSRHPDVEFAATLGKRQPNGLTMLVSYVLPKDDMAGIDTAALVDFIAESLPAYMIPASIIVLDEIPLTPVGKLDRAALPEPVFAARAFRAPSTPVEEIVAEVFAALLVPEEDGRVGADDDFFELGGNSLLAAQAAARIGAALDVRVPVQLLFEATTVAGLAARVEQHAGSAAGQALRAWPRPERVPLSYAQQRMWFLNRFDPASGVNNIPVAVRLSGALDMAALRAAVADVVARHEALRTVYPDVDGEGYQVVLPTSDPRAVPELVVEQAEEPEVPELVAAAVTEGFDVTVAPPVRVRLIVLSESEHVLVCVVHHIAGDGFSMGPLTRDLMSAYVDRMRGGAPQWPALEVQYADYALWQREILGAEQDPDSVLAQQVGFWRQALAGLPEQVELPADRARPAVASYRGATLGFDIDAQVHAGLSRVAHEHNATVFMVVHAALAVLLARLSNSRDIAVGTPVAGRGEAALDDLIGMFVNTLVLRTDIDPGVSFAGLLAGVRSVDVAAFGHADVPFERLVEVLDPPRSPARHPLFQVMLTFQNLTVPELALPGLSVSGLDLAVGLAKFDLQLAVAENLDRHGRPGGLSAAFTYATDLFDTATVRDFADRFTRILAAVAADASVVVGDIDVLAPGERELVLHEWSTPGAIVPEVTLVDVITTQARNRPEAVAVRYGETALTFEQLHRRANQVARALIAHGAGPETVVAVAVPRTEELPVALLGVLISGAAYLPIDTSYPVQRLEFMLEDAAPVCVLTTTGQEAVPSGALPVVSLSDAARYSDAPVEDGERVRPLRPDNLAYVIYTSGSTGVPKGVGVAHRNVLELLANTQPLFEFDETDVWTLFHSFAFDFSVWELWAGLAHGGSVIVVDYLTSRSPEQFRELLIREGVTVLNQTPSAFYQLVEADRAASAGELALRYVIFGGEALDLRKLGRWYDRHGERTRLVNMYGITETTVHVSFLPLAAEDARESASVIGRALPGLAAYVLDWRLHPAPVAVAGEIHVVGAQLSRGYLGRPGLTATRFVADPFGAPGSRMYRSGDVGRWRTRGDDAVLEYAGRGDQQVQLRGFRIELGEIEAALLRCPGVSQAVALVRDDEHTGQRLIGYVVADTGATIDPAAIRAQLAQFLTGYMVPDAVVTLETLPLTPNGKLDRRALPAPEISSAVAYRAPSSPVEQAVAEVFAALLGAPEVGLDDDFFALGGNSLVATRAVARINEALDANVAVRELFEAPTVAALAARVVPGAGGGARPHLSRAERVEPIPLSLAQQRMWVLNQFDPASPAYNIPMAIRLTGELDVAALRSAMADVLERHESLRTRYPAGPGGLPYQQILPVEQALPGGLEITATDDPLTQVTELMLTGFDVTEQVPVRALLARAGADEHLLAVVAHHIAADGASMAPLARDLVTAYLARSSGESPRWSPLELQYADYAIWQRSVIGTDDDPTSVAAHQLAYWRSQLDGLTGESDLPLDRPRPAVASMRGAHTGFALSPEIHQALTALAREHNCTLFMVVHAALAVLLARLSGDPDVAIGTPIAGRGERVLDDLVGMFVNTLALRTRVEAGMSFTELVDQARETDLAAFANADIPFERVVEVVAPGRATTHNPLFGVVLSFQNNEQPTLRLPGLTVAALDTGSVAAKFDLQVNVNPHHRDDGTPGELDTVFTYATDLFDETTVQTLGRRLERILTTIATDPHTLIGDIDILDDAEREFGTAKRDAAPPQSSATTAGTTLTQALVAAVEDDPDAPAVASGDEELSYHGLETRSSRLARVLIARGCGPGAGVALRLDRGIEAVIATWAVLKTGAAVVPVDALDAPLPHEPEIKIGLTTGGSGSTGALDWLALDDPTLVAEIAAESPRPVTYAHRTRALRGSDAAFVGEQTLSYDDLAAAAAQLRDGAELTYESEIVQREEPGSSAALIELVAAGSVGASVVLDDDSEVPTDECA, translated from the coding sequence ATGAAGATGGACCGCCGTTCCGCGCGTGGAAACCGCCGTCGCCGTTCCGGCGGTCTGCTCTTCGGGCAGCTGCTCACCGCCGCGGTCGAATCCGCCGCAGACACGGTCGCGATCCGATTCAGCCCGACGGGTGATTCCGCCGATACCGTCGAGCTGACCTACCGGCAGCTCGACGAATCGTCGTCACGGTTGGCGCGCGAGCTGATCGACCGGGGAATCGGCCCCGGCGACGTGGTGGCCATCGGCATTCGGCGCTCCCTCGAGTCGGTGCTGTCGGTGTGGGCCGTGGCCAAGACGGGCGCCGCCTACGTGCCGATCGATCCCACCTACCCGCCCGAGCGGATCAGCTACATGGTGTCCGATTCGGGAGCCGCGTTGGGTCTGACCACGTCCGTATACCGTGCGGCACTGGGTACTTCCATCCCGTGGATCGAACTCGACGATCCGCGAGACAAGGAGCGGATCGCGGGGCGGACCGCACACCCGGTGTCGTACACCGATCGGGTGCGGCTGCTCACCGAACATCATCCCGCTTACGTGATCTTCACCTCCGGCTCCACCGGCCGGCCCAAGGGCGTCGTGGTCACCCACTCCGGATTGGGCGCGATGGTGGCCTCCGAACGGGAGCGCTACGACGTCACGGAGGGCTCGCGGGTGATGCACATCTGCTCGCCGAACTTCGACGTATCGGTGCTGGAACTGCTGCTCGCTTTCGCCACCGGATCGACGCTGGTGATCGCGCCGCCGACGGTGTTCGGCGGGTTCGAACTCACCGAACTCCTTCAGCGCGAACGCGTCACCCACATGCTGATCACGCCCGGCGCACTCGAATCGGTCGATCCCGCGGGCCTTACGGACCTGCGCGTCGTCATGGTCATCGGCGACCGGTTCGGACCCCACCTGGTGAACCGGTGGAGCAGTGACGGCCGCGCAATGATCAACGGCTACGGTCCCACCGAGGCGACGGTCATCGCGACCAGCAGCGCGCCGCTCGTCCCGGGTGAGACGATCACGATCGGCAACGCGATACCCGGATTCGGCCTGTTCGTACTCGATTCCCGCCTGCGCCCGGCCCCGGCCGGCGTGGTCGGCGAACTGTATCTGTCCGGCCCCGCGCTGGCGCAGGGCTACCTCAACCGGCCGGGCCTGACCGCCGAGCGATTCGTGGCCAATCCCTTCGGCGGCGAGGCCGGCAATCCCGGCTCGCGCATGTACCGCACCGGCGACTTGGCGCGCCGCCTGAACACGGGCGGCATCGAGGTCCTGGGTCGCTCGGACTTCCAGGTGAAGGTCCGCGGTTTCCGCGTGGAACTGGGCGAGATCGATGACGCGCTGAGCCGCCATCCGGATGTCGAGTTCGCGGCGACGCTGGGCAAGCGGCAACCGAACGGTTTGACCATGTTGGTCTCCTACGTGCTGCCGAAGGACGACATGGCAGGCATCGACACCGCCGCGTTGGTCGACTTCATCGCCGAGTCGTTGCCCGCGTACATGATTCCCGCGTCGATCATCGTGCTGGACGAGATTCCGTTGACGCCGGTGGGGAAGTTGGATCGGGCGGCGTTGCCGGAGCCGGTGTTCGCGGCGCGGGCGTTCCGGGCGCCGTCGACGCCGGTGGAGGAGATCGTCGCGGAGGTGTTCGCGGCGTTGCTGGTGCCGGAGGAGGACGGCCGCGTCGGCGCGGATGACGACTTCTTCGAATTGGGCGGGAACTCGCTGCTGGCGGCGCAGGCGGCGGCGCGGATCGGTGCGGCGTTGGATGTGCGGGTGCCGGTGCAGTTGCTGTTCGAGGCGACGACGGTCGCTGGGTTGGCGGCGCGGGTGGAGCAACATGCGGGGTCCGCGGCGGGGCAGGCGTTGCGGGCGTGGCCGCGCCCGGAGCGGGTGCCGTTGTCGTATGCCCAGCAGCGGATGTGGTTTTTGAACCGGTTCGATCCCGCGAGTGGGGTGAACAATATTCCGGTCGCGGTGCGGTTGAGCGGCGCGTTGGATATGGCGGCGTTGCGGGCTGCGGTAGCGGATGTGGTGGCGCGGCACGAGGCGTTGCGCACGGTGTATCCGGATGTGGACGGCGAGGGCTACCAGGTGGTGCTACCCACGTCCGATCCGCGTGCCGTGCCGGAACTCGTGGTCGAGCAGGCCGAGGAGCCCGAGGTGCCCGAGCTCGTGGCAGCCGCGGTAACCGAGGGTTTCGATGTCACGGTTGCGCCGCCGGTGCGGGTGCGGTTGATCGTGTTGAGCGAGTCCGAGCACGTGCTGGTGTGCGTGGTGCATCACATCGCGGGTGACGGGTTTTCCATGGGGCCGTTGACTCGCGATCTGATGAGCGCTTATGTGGACCGGATGCGCGGCGGGGCGCCGCAGTGGCCGGCGTTGGAGGTGCAGTACGCGGATTACGCGTTGTGGCAGCGGGAGATCCTGGGTGCGGAGCAGGACCCGGATTCGGTTCTGGCGCAGCAGGTGGGGTTCTGGCGGCAGGCGTTGGCGGGGTTGCCCGAGCAGGTGGAGTTGCCCGCGGATCGGGCGCGGCCTGCGGTGGCGTCGTATCGGGGTGCCACCCTCGGGTTCGATATCGATGCCCAGGTGCATGCGGGGTTGAGCCGGGTCGCGCACGAACACAACGCGACGGTGTTCATGGTGGTGCATGCGGCGTTGGCGGTGTTGCTGGCGCGGTTGTCGAATTCGCGGGACATCGCGGTCGGCACGCCGGTGGCCGGGCGCGGGGAAGCGGCGCTGGATGATCTGATCGGCATGTTCGTCAACACGCTGGTGTTGCGCACCGACATCGATCCCGGGGTGTCGTTCGCGGGGTTGCTGGCGGGGGTGCGGTCGGTGGATGTGGCGGCGTTCGGGCATGCGGATGTGCCGTTCGAGCGGTTGGTGGAGGTGCTGGACCCGCCGCGCTCCCCGGCGCGGCATCCGTTGTTCCAGGTGATGTTGACCTTCCAGAATCTGACGGTGCCGGAGTTGGCGTTGCCGGGTTTGTCGGTGTCGGGGCTGGATCTGGCGGTGGGGCTGGCGAAGTTCGATCTGCAGTTGGCGGTCGCGGAGAACCTCGACCGGCACGGCCGCCCGGGCGGGTTGTCGGCGGCGTTCACCTATGCCACCGATCTGTTCGACACCGCGACGGTGCGTGATTTCGCCGACCGGTTCACCCGGATCCTGGCCGCGGTCGCCGCGGACGCGTCGGTGGTGGTGGGTGATATCGATGTGCTGGCCCCCGGGGAGCGGGAGTTGGTGCTGCACGAATGGTCCACTCCCGGGGCGATCGTGCCGGAGGTGACGTTGGTCGATGTCATCACCACCCAAGCCCGCAACCGGCCCGAGGCGGTCGCGGTCCGCTACGGCGAGACCGCACTCACCTTCGAGCAACTGCATCGCCGCGCCAACCAGGTCGCGCGCGCGTTGATCGCCCACGGCGCGGGCCCGGAAACGGTGGTCGCGGTCGCCGTGCCGCGTACCGAGGAGCTACCGGTCGCGCTGCTCGGTGTGCTCATCTCCGGCGCGGCCTACCTGCCGATCGACACCAGCTACCCGGTACAGCGGCTGGAATTCATGCTCGAAGACGCCGCGCCGGTGTGCGTCCTGACCACCACCGGGCAGGAGGCGGTGCCGTCGGGTGCGTTGCCGGTGGTGTCGTTGTCCGACGCGGCACGTTACTCGGATGCGCCGGTCGAAGATGGCGAGCGGGTACGGCCGCTGCGCCCGGACAATTTGGCCTACGTCATCTACACCTCCGGCTCCACCGGCGTGCCCAAGGGCGTCGGCGTCGCGCACCGCAATGTGCTGGAGTTGCTGGCCAATACCCAGCCGTTGTTCGAGTTCGACGAAACCGATGTGTGGACGTTGTTCCACTCCTTCGCCTTCGACTTCTCGGTGTGGGAGTTGTGGGCCGGGTTGGCGCACGGCGGCAGCGTGATCGTGGTCGACTATCTGACCTCCCGCTCCCCCGAGCAGTTCCGTGAATTGCTGATCCGGGAAGGGGTGACCGTGCTCAACCAGACGCCCTCGGCGTTCTACCAGTTGGTGGAGGCCGATCGGGCGGCGAGCGCGGGTGAGCTGGCGTTGCGGTACGTCATCTTCGGTGGGGAGGCGCTGGATCTGCGGAAGCTGGGCCGCTGGTATGACCGCCACGGTGAACGCACCCGGTTGGTGAACATGTACGGCATCACCGAGACCACGGTGCATGTGTCGTTCCTGCCCTTGGCCGCAGAGGATGCGCGGGAGTCGGCCAGTGTGATCGGCCGCGCCCTGCCCGGTTTGGCGGCGTACGTGCTGGACTGGCGGCTGCACCCGGCGCCGGTGGCGGTGGCCGGTGAGATCCATGTCGTGGGTGCGCAGCTCTCCCGCGGGTATCTGGGCCGTCCCGGACTGACCGCGACCCGGTTCGTGGCCGATCCGTTCGGTGCGCCGGGGTCGCGAATGTATCGCTCGGGTGATGTCGGCCGCTGGCGTACACGCGGCGACGACGCCGTCCTCGAGTACGCCGGGCGTGGCGACCAGCAGGTCCAATTGCGTGGTTTTCGTATCGAACTCGGCGAGATCGAAGCGGCGCTGCTGCGCTGCCCGGGAGTGAGTCAGGCGGTCGCGCTGGTCCGCGACGACGAGCACACCGGTCAACGCCTCATCGGCTATGTAGTGGCCGACACCGGCGCCACCATCGATCCGGCCGCGATCCGCGCGCAACTCGCGCAGTTCCTCACCGGCTACATGGTCCCCGACGCGGTCGTCACACTGGAAACGCTGCCGCTGACCCCCAACGGCAAACTCGACCGCCGCGCGCTACCCGCACCGGAGATCAGCAGCGCGGTCGCCTACCGCGCGCCGAGTTCGCCGGTGGAGCAGGCGGTGGCGGAAGTGTTCGCCGCGTTGCTGGGTGCGCCAGAGGTCGGCTTGGACGACGACTTCTTCGCGTTGGGCGGTAACTCGTTGGTCGCCACGCGGGCGGTGGCGCGGATCAACGAGGCGCTGGACGCGAATGTGGCGGTGCGCGAGCTGTTCGAAGCGCCGACGGTGGCAGCGCTGGCCGCGCGGGTGGTGCCCGGCGCCGGGGGCGGCGCCCGCCCCCACCTTTCGCGCGCCGAGCGGGTGGAACCGATCCCGTTGTCGCTGGCGCAGCAACGGATGTGGGTGCTCAACCAGTTCGACCCAGCCTCCCCTGCTTACAACATTCCGATGGCGATCCGGTTGACCGGGGAATTGGATGTCGCCGCATTGCGGTCCGCCATGGCGGACGTGCTCGAACGCCACGAATCGCTGCGCACCCGGTATCCGGCCGGGCCGGGCGGATTGCCGTACCAACAGATCCTCCCCGTGGAGCAAGCCCTGCCCGGCGGGCTGGAGATCACCGCCACCGACGACCCGCTCACCCAGGTGACGGAGTTGATGCTGACCGGGTTCGATGTCACCGAGCAGGTGCCGGTGCGGGCACTGCTCGCGCGGGCCGGCGCCGATGAGCATCTGCTGGCGGTGGTCGCCCACCACATCGCCGCCGACGGCGCGTCCATGGCGCCGCTGGCGCGCGATCTGGTGACCGCCTACCTGGCCCGCAGCAGCGGCGAATCCCCCCGCTGGTCGCCGCTGGAACTGCAGTACGCCGACTATGCCATCTGGCAACGCAGTGTGATCGGCACCGACGACGACCCCACCTCCGTCGCCGCCCACCAACTGGCCTACTGGCGCAGTCAACTCGACGGACTGACCGGGGAATCCGACCTGCCGCTGGACCGGCCCCGCCCGGCGGTGGCTTCGATGCGCGGCGCCCATACCGGCTTCGCCCTGTCTCCGGAAATCCATCAGGCCCTCACGGCCCTGGCGCGCGAGCACAATTGCACCTTGTTCATGGTCGTGCACGCCGCCTTGGCGGTGCTGCTGGCGCGGTTGTCCGGCGACCCGGACGTCGCCATCGGCACACCCATCGCCGGACGCGGCGAACGCGTGCTCGACGACCTGGTCGGCATGTTCGTCAACACCCTCGCCCTGCGCACCCGCGTCGAGGCGGGCATGAGCTTCACCGAACTGGTCGACCAAGCCCGCGAAACCGACCTGGCCGCCTTCGCCAACGCCGACATCCCCTTCGAACGCGTCGTGGAAGTCGTCGCCCCCGGCCGCGCGACCACCCACAACCCCCTGTTCGGCGTCGTGCTGTCGTTCCAGAACAACGAACAACCCACCCTGCGGCTGCCCGGCCTGACCGTCGCCGCGCTCGACACCGGCAGCGTCGCAGCGAAATTCGACCTGCAGGTCAACGTCAACCCCCACCACCGCGACGACGGCACCCCCGGCGAACTCGACACCGTGTTCACCTACGCCACCGACCTGTTCGACGAAACCACCGTCCAAACCCTCGGCCGCCGACTCGAACGCATCCTCACCACCATCGCCACCGACCCGCACACCCTCATCGGCGACATCGACATCCTCGACGACGCCGAACGGGAATTCGGCACGGCCAAGAGGGATGCCGCTCCACCGCAGAGTTCGGCCACGACCGCGGGCACCACGCTCACCCAAGCACTCGTGGCCGCGGTGGAGGACGACCCCGACGCCCCCGCCGTCGCGTCCGGCGACGAGGAGCTGTCCTACCACGGTTTGGAGACGCGTTCGTCGCGGTTGGCGCGGGTTCTCATCGCGCGCGGCTGCGGACCGGGCGCGGGCGTCGCGCTGCGGCTGGACCGCGGCATCGAGGCGGTCATCGCCACCTGGGCCGTCCTCAAGACCGGCGCCGCGGTCGTCCCGGTCGACGCACTCGACGCACCGCTGCCGCACGAACCGGAGATCAAGATCGGTCTCACGACCGGCGGCTCCGGCTCGACCGGCGCGCTGGACTGGCTCGCCCTCGACGACCCCACCCTCG
- a CDS encoding cache domain-containing protein encodes MRDTDSFSTPVTVESLAEAVTELADEVYQSLGTIGAGLAALWEGLAERPRHTPRSTDLAPLRDTIVAELERRGKLFAGAGLVMADAVLADRPRYLEWWSIDAERGPQRLVLELNPQNEYFYDYTVMEWFEIPRDQARRWVHGPCLDYACTDQYVCTFALPVTVGSGAFLGIAGADVPVASIEECLLPRFRAFEDRVLLVNNEGRVIMGTDPEFTTGSRTSRMNPPAAAVPIEAMPWSLQPL; translated from the coding sequence ATGCGGGATACCGATAGCTTTTCCACCCCGGTGACCGTCGAGTCGCTCGCCGAGGCCGTCACCGAACTCGCCGACGAGGTCTATCAATCGCTCGGGACGATCGGGGCCGGGCTGGCGGCGCTGTGGGAAGGCTTGGCCGAGAGGCCGCGGCACACGCCCCGATCGACCGATCTGGCACCGCTGCGCGACACTATCGTCGCGGAACTCGAGCGGCGCGGAAAACTGTTCGCAGGCGCGGGCTTGGTGATGGCCGACGCCGTTCTCGCCGATCGCCCCCGATATCTGGAGTGGTGGTCGATCGACGCGGAACGCGGACCGCAACGCCTCGTCCTGGAATTGAATCCGCAGAACGAGTACTTCTACGACTACACGGTTATGGAATGGTTCGAGATCCCGCGCGACCAGGCACGGCGCTGGGTGCACGGGCCGTGCCTCGATTACGCCTGCACCGATCAGTACGTCTGCACCTTCGCTCTACCGGTGACGGTCGGATCGGGCGCCTTTCTCGGAATCGCCGGGGCCGACGTTCCGGTCGCGTCGATCGAGGAGTGCCTCCTTCCACGATTCCGGGCATTCGAGGACCGGGTGCTGCTGGTCAACAACGAGGGCCGCGTCATCATGGGAACCGATCCCGAATTCACCACGGGATCCAGGACGAGCCGGATGAACCCGCCTGCCGCCGCGGTGCCCATCGAAGCGATGCCGTGGTCGTTGCAACCGCTGTGA
- a CDS encoding FadR/GntR family transcriptional regulator: MSKQESAGLTALGAVLSPLEGGGPKTEAVVQRLCAAISLGLMADGQQLPSETDLANQLGVSTMTLREALAVLRQRGIVHTKRGRGGGSFIRGAADVLEGASVARLQQMSIQELRDLGDEHFAVTGAAAVFAARRGVRADIARLRSLADRLKDSSEPISARRADSRFHIEMAVCAQSTRLTRAQVALQAELSALLWLPRLNLDPAAEAVAHRDLVDAIEQEDDIRARELAESQTESRIRRLVALRLELS; encoded by the coding sequence TTGTCCAAGCAGGAGAGCGCCGGTCTGACCGCTCTCGGCGCCGTGCTGTCACCGCTCGAGGGCGGCGGCCCGAAAACCGAGGCCGTGGTGCAGCGTCTGTGCGCTGCCATCAGCCTGGGCCTGATGGCAGACGGCCAGCAGTTGCCGAGCGAGACCGATCTGGCCAACCAGCTCGGCGTGTCGACCATGACCCTGCGCGAGGCGCTGGCCGTGCTCCGGCAGCGCGGCATCGTGCACACCAAGCGCGGACGCGGCGGCGGGAGTTTCATCCGTGGTGCGGCGGACGTCCTGGAGGGCGCCTCGGTGGCGCGGTTGCAGCAGATGAGCATCCAGGAGCTGCGCGACCTGGGCGACGAACACTTCGCCGTCACCGGAGCGGCTGCCGTGTTCGCCGCGCGCCGCGGGGTGCGGGCCGATATCGCTCGCCTCCGGTCCCTGGCCGATCGGCTGAAAGACAGCAGTGAACCCATTTCGGCGCGCCGGGCCGACAGCCGCTTTCATATCGAGATGGCGGTGTGCGCGCAATCCACCCGGCTGACGCGCGCGCAGGTCGCTCTGCAGGCCGAACTCTCCGCCCTGCTCTGGCTGCCCCGGCTGAATCTGGATCCGGCGGCCGAAGCCGTCGCCCATCGCGATCTGGTAGACGCCATCGAACAAGAAGACGACATCCGGGCGAGAGAACTGGCAGAATCACAAACCGAATCACGAATCCGCCGCCTCGTCGCCCTACGCTTGGAACTCAGTTGA
- a CDS encoding aldehyde dehydrogenase (NADP(+)): MTTARIDTARLTGDNLVGAVDVRGAAGSFHATNPANGDALDPVYGEADAATVARAAELAAAAFEAYRHTGFGPRAAFLESIAREIEGLGDVLVDRVIAETGLPEARGRSEIARTTGQLRLFAEVVREGSWTGARVDRPDPMRSPLPKPDLRQRRIPLGPVAVFAASNFPLAFSVAGGDTASALAAGAPVVVKAHPAHPGTSELVGRAVRAAVREHDLPEGTFSLIHGGVDTGSALVRDPRIRAVGFTGSRRGGLALVAAAAARPVPIPVFAEMSSVNPVFVLPGALAERGAQLGADFVASLTTGVGQLCTSPGLVFLADGPGADDFVDAASAAVAAASGAPMLNPGIAAAFAAGVRRLAATEAVRTVATGGDAGAACTGVPQLFVTTGERFLADRQLQEEVFGPASVIVRVSAAEQFATLVDELEGQLTATVHTTPADRELARTLLGKLELIAGRVLFDGWPTGVEVGHAVVHGGPFPATSAPSTTSVGSRAIERFLRPVAYQNVPDDLLADEIRADNPLGIWRRVDGAVTRD, translated from the coding sequence ATGACCACCGCACGCATCGACACCGCGCGACTGACCGGCGACAACTTGGTGGGCGCGGTCGACGTCCGCGGCGCGGCGGGGTCGTTCCACGCGACGAACCCGGCGAACGGCGATGCCCTCGACCCCGTGTATGGCGAGGCCGACGCCGCGACCGTCGCCCGCGCCGCCGAGCTCGCCGCGGCCGCCTTCGAGGCGTACCGGCACACCGGTTTCGGTCCGCGCGCGGCCTTCTTGGAGAGCATCGCCCGGGAGATCGAGGGCCTGGGCGATGTTCTGGTCGACCGCGTGATCGCCGAGACCGGTCTGCCCGAGGCGCGGGGGCGCTCGGAGATCGCTCGCACCACCGGACAGCTGCGGCTGTTCGCCGAGGTGGTGCGCGAGGGCAGCTGGACCGGTGCCCGAGTGGATCGGCCGGACCCGATGCGCAGCCCGCTGCCAAAACCCGACCTGCGGCAACGCCGGATCCCGCTCGGGCCGGTCGCGGTGTTCGCGGCGAGCAACTTCCCCCTCGCCTTCTCGGTAGCCGGCGGCGACACCGCCTCGGCCCTCGCGGCGGGCGCACCCGTCGTGGTCAAGGCCCACCCCGCTCACCCGGGTACCTCCGAGCTGGTGGGCCGGGCGGTGCGCGCGGCCGTACGCGAGCACGACCTGCCCGAAGGCACGTTCTCGCTGATCCACGGCGGCGTGGACACCGGCTCGGCGCTGGTACGCGACCCGCGGATCCGGGCGGTCGGCTTCACCGGCTCCCGGCGCGGCGGACTCGCGCTCGTCGCGGCAGCCGCGGCCCGGCCGGTGCCCATCCCGGTCTTCGCCGAGATGTCGAGTGTCAACCCGGTCTTCGTCCTGCCGGGCGCCCTCGCTGAGCGCGGCGCACAACTCGGCGCCGACTTCGTCGCCTCGCTGACCACCGGTGTCGGCCAGCTGTGCACGAGCCCGGGCTTGGTCTTCCTGGCCGACGGCCCCGGCGCCGACGACTTCGTCGACGCGGCGAGCGCGGCGGTCGCAGCGGCGTCCGGTGCACCGATGCTCAACCCCGGCATCGCCGCAGCGTTCGCCGCCGGGGTGCGCCGCTTGGCCGCCACCGAGGCCGTGCGGACAGTCGCGACGGGCGGCGACGCCGGGGCCGCCTGCACCGGCGTTCCGCAGTTGTTCGTCACCACCGGCGAGCGGTTCCTGGCCGACCGGCAGCTTCAGGAAGAAGTCTTCGGACCCGCCTCGGTCATCGTGCGGGTGAGCGCTGCGGAGCAGTTCGCCACTCTCGTCGACGAACTCGAGGGCCAGCTCACCGCCACGGTGCACACCACGCCGGCGGACCGCGAGCTGGCCCGGACATTGCTCGGCAAGCTCGAACTGATCGCGGGCCGGGTGCTCTTCGACGGCTGGCCGACCGGCGTCGAGGTGGGCCACGCGGTGGTCCACGGAGGCCCGTTCCCCGCGACCAGCGCACCCTCGACCACCTCCGTGGGCAGCCGCGCCATCGAGCGCTTCCTGCGTCCGGTCGCCTACCAGAACGTCCCCGACGACCTTCTCGCCGACGAGATCCGCGCGGACAACCCGCTCGGCATCTGGCGGCGCGTGGACGGGGCGGTCACGCGGGACTGA
- the kdgD gene encoding 5-dehydro-4-deoxyglucarate dehydratase: protein MTTAAPQEIARKLGSGLLSFPVTHLRADGSFDEAAYRENIAWLGGYDASGLFAAGGTGEFFSLTPAEVEQVVTAAVAEAPEGLPVIAPAGYGTATAVEMARAAERAGAHGILLLPPYLTEASQEGLVAHVRQVCAATDLGVIIYSRANAAYTEAAVAELADRCPNLIGFKDGIGNIEQMTRIYAALGDRLTYVGGLPTAEMFALPYLALGVTTYSSAIYNFVPEFALAFYRALRRGDTEFVRTALNEFVIPYCDLRNRKPGYAVSIIKAGMKVIGRPAGPVRSPLTDLDEVELAELADLVKKVS from the coding sequence ATGACCACTGCCGCACCGCAGGAGATCGCCCGGAAGCTCGGCTCCGGACTGTTGTCCTTCCCGGTCACCCATCTGCGCGCCGACGGGTCGTTCGACGAGGCCGCCTACCGGGAGAACATCGCCTGGCTCGGCGGCTACGACGCGTCCGGTCTGTTCGCCGCGGGCGGCACCGGCGAGTTCTTCTCGCTCACCCCCGCCGAGGTGGAGCAGGTCGTCACCGCCGCGGTCGCGGAAGCGCCCGAAGGACTGCCGGTGATCGCGCCCGCCGGTTACGGCACCGCCACCGCGGTCGAGATGGCGCGGGCAGCGGAACGGGCGGGCGCGCACGGGATCCTCTTGTTGCCGCCGTATCTGACCGAGGCGAGCCAAGAGGGGCTGGTCGCGCATGTCCGGCAGGTGTGCGCCGCCACCGATCTCGGCGTGATCATCTACTCGCGGGCCAATGCCGCCTACACCGAGGCCGCCGTCGCCGAACTCGCCGACCGGTGCCCGAACCTCATCGGATTCAAGGACGGCATCGGGAACATCGAGCAGATGACCCGCATCTACGCCGCCCTCGGCGACCGGCTCACCTACGTGGGCGGCCTGCCGACCGCGGAGATGTTCGCGCTGCCGTATCTGGCGCTCGGCGTCACCACCTACTCCTCGGCGATCTACAACTTCGTCCCGGAGTTCGCGCTCGCCTTCTACCGGGCGCTGCGCCGCGGCGACACCGAATTCGTACGCACCGCGCTGAACGAGTTCGTGATCCCCTACTGCGACCTGCGCAACCGGAAGCCGGGCTACGCGGTGAGCATCATCAAAGCGGGCATGAAAGTGATCGGACGCCCGGCAGGGCCGGTCCGCAGCCCGTTGACCGATCTCGACGAGGTGGAACTCGCCGAGCTGGCCGACCTCGTGAAGAAGGTGAGCTGA